In Babylonia areolata isolate BAREFJ2019XMU chromosome 19, ASM4173473v1, whole genome shotgun sequence, a single window of DNA contains:
- the LOC143293828 gene encoding DDB1- and CUL4-associated factor 10-like yields MYRNNLAWLRGRETGVSPSVGSRDRLSNMLYSSVSVVDFWDPSMSCQENHRGIFNFDFSTDGAVLVAACEGKSFLVFDPNNRKLLKARRRAHTDCVNCVRFLDTRSFVTCSDDTTVALWDLRYLKNKVRVFAGHTSWVKNIEYASSLGLLITSGFDGAVYSWNINNYSKDEECKRLFHTEGLMRCKLTPDESKLVLSTSRGYLMVVHDLDLLQLNVNMDNYKADLTSGSRFRATIANFYALFKRTKNRLEIINEFPEGNDAENIASLQVHPQGWCIVSRNTNKEDVAEWTCVHDIHTQPSLVKEEEGEEQMTTHLPSNSSVRIGPPSNSSARTNPPRVRWGPPLLRTHRPYLGSLHPALPQRANGQEHAAVVFRSLPGVSAGMSSQDEDELDTDSDSSDSDTSSVDLTGCGSNECGACSRGETTVSQGLYKYFLGAQWNDPGPSRIRVRHRAGSSDVDMPDNPVDPDQQQNEDWHAHNQVQRSTRLRLPGRQRLATFRHEHHVRHSYRNRVVPAFKRSYLSQPRLIYCQQEPNVGRGFIKEQCFSSDGRLIVSPCGNGVRLLAFDNQCRELCDCDPVVARQPRPLHEMRELRSHPHVVLTTRFSPTHSLFVSGSLDGSVAFMTPSP; encoded by the exons GGCGGTGCTGGTGGCTGCATGTGAGGGTAAAAGCTTCCTGGTATTCGATCCCAACAATCGCAAACTGCTGAAAGCACGCAGGAGGGCTCACACTGATTGTGTCAACTGTGTCAG ATTTCTTGATACACGTTCCTTCGTGACATGCTCTGATGACACAACAGTGGCATTGTGGGATCTGCGCTATTTGAAGAACAAAGTTCGAGTCTTCGCAGGTCACACCAGTTGGGTGAAGAATATCGAGTATGCTTCTTCCCTCGGCCTGCTTATCACCTCTGGCTTTGATGGAGCTGTGTACTCCTGGAACATCAACAA CTACTCCAAGGACGAGGAGTGCAAACGTTTGTTCCACACAGAAGGCTTGATGCGCTGCAAACTGACACCAGATGAATCCAAACTTGTCCTGTCAACCTCGCGGGGTTATCTGATGGTGGTTCACGATCTGGACCTTCTACAGCTGAATGTCAACATGGACAACTACAAGGCGGATCTTACCAGTGGCTCTCGCTTCAGAGCTACCATTGCCAATTTCTATGCATTGTTCAAACGAACCAAGAACCGCTTGGAGATCATTAATGAGTTTCCAGAAGGGAATGATGCAGAGAATATTGCATCTTTACAA GTACACCCCCAGGGATGGTGCATAGTTTCAAGGAACACCAACAAAGAGGATGTTGCAGAG TGGACATGTGTGCATGACATCCACACACAGCCATCattggtgaaggaggaagagggggaagagcagATGACAACCCACTTGCCGTCCAACAGCTCTGTTCGGATTGGGCCTCCATCCAACTCCAGTGCCCGCACCAACCCCCCACGTGTGAGGTGGGGTCCACCTTTGTTGCGCACACATCGACCATACTTGGGTTCGTTGCACCCTGCATTACCTCAAAGAGCAAATGGCCAAGAACATGCAGCTGTTGTTTTCAGGTCCCTTCCTGGTGTGTCTGCTGGAATGTCCTCACAGGATGAAGATGAACTGGACACAGACAGTGATTCATCTGACAGTGACACCTCCTCTGTGGACTTGACAGGATGTGGCAGCAATGAGTGTGGTGCCTGCTCTAGGGGTGAAACAACTGTCAGCCAAGGCTTGTACAAATACTTCCTTGGGGCTCAGTGGAATGACCCTGGGCCTTCCCGGATAAGAGTCAGGCATAGAGCTGGCAGCAGTGATGTGGACATGCCAGACAACCCTGTGGATCCAGATCAGCAGCAAAATGAAGATTGGCATGCGCATAACCAGGTGCAGCGGAGTACAAGACTGCGGTTACCTGGCAGGCAACGCTTAGCTACCTTCAGACATGAACACCATGTCAGGCACTCCTACCGAAACCGTGTTGTTCCAGCATTCAAGAGAAGCTATCTAAGTCAGCCACGTCTCATCTACTGCCAGCAGGAACCCAATGTAGGTCGAGGGTTTATCAAAGAGCAGTGCTTCAGTTCAGATGGTCGACTGATTGTGTCGCCCTGTGGCAATGGGGTCCGTCTGTTGGCATTTGACAATCAGTGTCGAGAATTGTGTGATTGTGACCCAGTGGTGGCCAGACAGCCCCGGCCCCTGCATGAAATGAGGGAACTGCGCAGTCACCCTCATGTGGTGCTCACCACACGCTTCTCCCCAACACATTCTTTGTTTGTATCAGGCAGTTTGGACGGTTCTGTGGCTTTCATGACACCTAGTCCCTGA